Proteins co-encoded in one Enterobacter sp. R4-368 genomic window:
- a CDS encoding DapH/DapD/GlmU-related protein — translation MKLVKLAETWIDPSVRIRECKIGQQCEVLANSLMEYATLGDFSYLGEYCTVADAQIGKFVAIANNVRIGAPNHPMERPSQHRITYCPEYYSASATRDHDFFARRRGDSVTIGNDVWIGHAAIVLPGVTVGDGAVIAAGAVVSKNVAPYTIVGGVPAKTIRLRFAPHIGHQLQQIAWWDWPLETIIERLADFQDERIDAFCEKWNKS, via the coding sequence ATGAAGCTCGTAAAACTCGCTGAAACCTGGATAGACCCCAGCGTGCGCATACGCGAATGCAAAATTGGCCAGCAGTGTGAAGTGCTGGCCAACAGCCTGATGGAGTACGCCACGCTGGGGGATTTCTCCTACCTGGGGGAATACTGCACCGTCGCCGATGCGCAGATCGGTAAATTTGTGGCGATCGCCAACAACGTGCGTATCGGTGCGCCCAATCATCCGATGGAACGCCCGTCGCAGCATCGCATCACCTACTGCCCCGAGTACTACTCTGCCAGCGCCACGCGCGATCACGACTTTTTTGCGCGTCGCCGTGGCGACAGCGTCACCATCGGCAATGATGTTTGGATCGGCCATGCGGCCATTGTGTTGCCTGGCGTCACCGTGGGTGATGGTGCGGTGATCGCCGCCGGTGCGGTAGTGAGTAAAAATGTCGCCCCTTACACCATCGTCGGTGGTGTCCCGGCAAAAACGATCCGCTTACGCTTCGCGCCGCACATCGGCCATCAGTTGCAGCAAATTGCCTGGTGGGACTGGCCGCTGGAGACCATCATCGAGCGGCTGGCTGATTTTCAGGATGAACGTATCGACGCATTTTGCGAGAAGTGGAATAAGTCGTAA
- a CDS encoding MFS transporter: MTQLNALAAPTSTRYFALLAPGIAQALIALDYAIVYVALPTLAHDLQLSLSAMQWVVLLYGLTFAALLLLGGNLCDRFGARRIYSAGMALFLLASALGGLAYSSELLLVARAGQGIAAALLQPAVLALIGQRFHGESHRRALAIWSAIGALGLVAGVVLGGVLTTLSWRAIFFINLPPGLLALWRVKRDFQHLIPQRETARSGAGALVGCAAAGALVWALMRYGETGAEDFLANRLAAAMLLLFILHERVAPQPLLSRTLRNLPGLQSGWLSSACYMASVGSQFYAMTLLWQQTLQLDAVTTGLLFTPLALLIVAGNALYTRLTARYASAKVLMAGFASAALGLWLLAISLQAPLSPAFMLGIALSGIGHGLVYPAMFAVGLTAVPAHQQGRASALMITSQYIAGAMMLAIISVLLGAKPDLTAWSTVFHLLCGAAVAGMMIALCAREHQ, translated from the coding sequence ATGACGCAACTCAACGCACTGGCTGCGCCCACCTCAACACGCTATTTTGCGCTGCTGGCTCCCGGCATCGCCCAGGCGCTGATCGCGCTGGATTACGCCATCGTCTACGTTGCGCTGCCAACGCTGGCGCACGATTTACAGCTCTCGCTTAGCGCTATGCAGTGGGTGGTGTTGCTCTACGGCCTGACCTTCGCCGCGCTGCTGTTGCTCGGCGGAAATTTGTGCGATCGCTTTGGCGCTCGGCGCATTTACAGCGCCGGCATGGCGCTGTTTTTACTGGCGTCCGCCCTCGGCGGACTGGCATACAGTAGCGAACTGTTGCTGGTTGCCCGCGCCGGGCAAGGCATCGCCGCCGCGCTACTACAACCAGCGGTTCTGGCGCTGATCGGGCAACGCTTTCACGGAGAGTCGCACCGCCGCGCACTGGCAATCTGGAGTGCGATTGGCGCACTCGGGCTGGTGGCGGGCGTGGTGCTCGGCGGCGTACTGACAACGCTAAGCTGGCGGGCGATCTTTTTTATCAACCTGCCGCCAGGCTTGCTGGCGCTGTGGCGGGTGAAGCGCGATTTTCAACACCTGATCCCACAACGTGAAACGGCACGTTCCGGCGCTGGTGCGCTGGTTGGCTGCGCGGCCGCTGGCGCGCTGGTATGGGCGTTAATGCGCTATGGCGAAACGGGCGCGGAAGATTTTCTCGCCAACCGGCTGGCGGCGGCGATGTTGTTGCTGTTTATTTTGCATGAACGCGTTGCCCCGCAGCCGCTGTTATCACGCACCTTGCGCAATCTGCCAGGCTTACAAAGTGGCTGGCTGAGCAGCGCCTGTTATATGGCGAGCGTCGGTAGCCAGTTCTACGCCATGACACTGTTGTGGCAACAGACATTACAGCTCGATGCCGTCACCACCGGGCTGCTGTTTACGCCACTGGCGCTGCTGATTGTGGCGGGCAACGCGCTTTACACCCGGCTAACGGCGCGTTATGCCAGCGCAAAAGTGCTAATGGCAGGATTTGCCAGCGCTGCGCTCGGCCTGTGGCTGCTGGCCATTTCGCTGCAAGCCCCCCTCTCGCCCGCGTTTATGCTCGGCATTGCGCTGAGTGGTATTGGCCACGGATTGGTTTACCCGGCAATGTTCGCCGTGGGGTTAACGGCAGTGCCAGCGCATCAGCAGGGTCGCGCCAGTGCGCTGATGATTACCAGCCAGTACATCGCCGGAGCGATGATGCTCGCGATCATTTCCGTGCTGCTGGGCGCAAAGCCGGATTTAACCGCGTGGTCAACCGTGTTTCATCTGCTGTGCGGCGCAGCAGTGGCGGGAATGATGATCGCACTCTGCGCACGAGAGCACCAATAG
- a CDS encoding LysR substrate-binding domain-containing protein — protein MRTRRLPPLSAIRAFDAVARHASFKAAAEEIGVTPTAISHQIRVLEASLNQRLFNRSARAVTLTAAGEILFRASGNMFATLREAVDAIDSASLPGALTLSTTSNFLTNWLVPRLPSLHQRHPELELRLHSSTDLVDVRGAMADCAIRYSMQADETLDNTLLYRDRFVLVASPQLALKRPQDLVGLTLFHIENRHVPTPEPDWQHWQAAFGPADLPVQSGIRFDDETHAIQAAIAGQGVLLASELLIQNALAQKLLRIALPGNLPGGNYYFVTSREKAQRQDVQQFKQWVQGEFAALSISTEH, from the coding sequence ATGCGCACACGCCGTTTACCGCCGCTTTCCGCTATACGCGCTTTTGATGCCGTTGCCCGCCATGCCAGTTTTAAAGCGGCGGCGGAGGAGATTGGCGTGACGCCAACGGCAATTAGCCATCAGATCCGCGTGCTGGAGGCGTCTCTGAACCAACGGCTTTTTAACCGTTCGGCGCGCGCTGTCACCTTAACGGCTGCCGGAGAGATCCTGTTTCGTGCTTCAGGGAATATGTTTGCCACGCTGCGCGAAGCGGTTGATGCCATCGACAGTGCCAGTCTGCCGGGGGCGTTAACGCTAAGCACCACCTCCAACTTCCTGACCAACTGGCTGGTGCCGCGACTTCCTTCGCTGCATCAGCGACACCCTGAACTGGAGCTGCGTCTGCACAGCAGCACCGATCTGGTGGATGTGCGCGGCGCAATGGCTGACTGCGCGATCCGATACAGTATGCAGGCCGACGAGACGCTGGATAATACATTGTTATATCGCGATCGCTTTGTGCTGGTCGCCAGCCCGCAACTGGCGCTCAAGCGCCCGCAAGATCTGGTGGGCTTAACGCTGTTTCATATCGAAAACCGCCATGTCCCGACGCCGGAGCCGGACTGGCAACACTGGCAAGCGGCGTTTGGTCCGGCAGATTTACCGGTGCAGTCCGGCATTCGATTTGATGATGAGACGCACGCGATTCAGGCGGCTATCGCCGGGCAGGGCGTGCTGCTCGCCAGTGAGTTACTGATCCAGAATGCGCTGGCGCAGAAGCTGCTGCGTATCGCGTTGCCCGGCAACTTACCCGGCGGGAATTATTACTTTGTGACCAGCCGCGAGAAAGCTCAGCGGCAAGATGTGCAGCAGTTTAAACAGTGGGTGCAGGGGGAGTTTGCTGCCCTGAGCATTTCGACAGAACATTAA
- a CDS encoding flavodoxin family protein yields the protein MMSTVVIYYSGYGHTKAVAEKVAEGANAQLIVIDNNGDIQESDWQLLNDAKAIIFGAPTYMGGVPWQFKKFADASSKAWFTRAWQDKVFAGFSNSASLNGDKQVSLQYLQTLASQHGGIWVSLGLLPANTLAATRQDINNLGGSVGLLVQSPSDAGADQIASGDLDTAVKFGQRVADIARRFN from the coding sequence ATTATGTCTACGGTTGTGATCTATTATTCCGGCTACGGCCACACCAAAGCAGTGGCGGAGAAAGTGGCAGAAGGCGCCAACGCACAGCTTATTGTTATTGATAATAACGGCGATATTCAGGAGAGCGACTGGCAATTGCTGAATGACGCAAAAGCGATCATTTTCGGCGCGCCAACCTATATGGGCGGCGTACCGTGGCAATTTAAAAAATTCGCCGACGCCAGTTCAAAAGCATGGTTCACCCGCGCCTGGCAGGATAAAGTTTTCGCCGGTTTTAGCAACAGCGCCAGCCTGAACGGCGACAAACAAGTGTCTTTGCAATACCTGCAAACGCTGGCCTCACAGCATGGCGGCATCTGGGTAAGCCTGGGCTTGCTGCCCGCGAATACGCTGGCCGCAACACGCCAGGACATCAACAACCTCGGCGGCTCCGTTGGCTTGCTGGTGCAGTCTCCCTCTGATGCCGGCGCAGACCAAATCGCCTCCGGCGATCTGGATACCGCAGTGAAATTCGGTCAACGCGTCGCGGATATCGCTCGCCGGTTTAACTGA
- a CDS encoding DoxX family protein produces the protein MITRLNKAFLSLTTHPEFGKLLLRLTFGVLMLFHGVAKVQHGIGWISDMLVAQGLPGFIAYGVFIGEIITPVLIIIGLFTRQAAFIYAFNILVATLLVGMGKFFTLTNVGAWGLESEALYFLGGLSIMFLGAGKYTLFAGKEK, from the coding sequence ATGATTACCCGGCTGAACAAGGCGTTTCTCAGTCTCACCACGCACCCGGAATTTGGCAAGCTGCTGTTGCGTCTGACATTTGGTGTGTTGATGCTGTTCCACGGCGTGGCCAAAGTGCAACATGGCATCGGCTGGATTTCCGACATGCTGGTGGCGCAGGGCTTGCCGGGTTTTATTGCTTACGGCGTATTCATTGGCGAAATCATTACGCCAGTGCTGATTATTATTGGTCTGTTTACTCGCCAGGCGGCGTTTATTTACGCCTTCAATATTCTGGTCGCCACATTACTGGTCGGCATGGGGAAATTCTTTACCCTGACCAATGTTGGCGCATGGGGTCTGGAAAGCGAGGCGCTCTATTTCCTGGGTGGTTTAAGCATTATGTTTTTGGGCGCGGGGAAATACACCCTGTTTGCCGGGAAAGAAAAATGA
- a CDS encoding helix-turn-helix domain-containing protein, translating into MIKPSIPYDIYDNRCPTRDMLARLADKWALLVLARLENGPMRFNGLKRDIRMITQKVLTQTLRKLERDGIIARQVFYTVPVSVEYSLTPLGRTLTETVSVLAHWVEHNMDAVLAAQAAYDEANPAKIKEPTA; encoded by the coding sequence ATGATTAAGCCGTCCATTCCTTACGATATCTACGATAACCGCTGCCCGACGCGCGATATGCTGGCACGCCTGGCGGATAAATGGGCGCTACTGGTGCTGGCGCGGCTGGAAAATGGCCCGATGCGTTTTAACGGCCTGAAGCGAGATATCCGCATGATCACCCAAAAGGTGCTAACCCAGACGCTGCGCAAACTTGAGCGCGATGGCATTATCGCCCGCCAGGTGTTTTACACCGTGCCGGTGTCGGTGGAGTACAGCCTGACGCCACTGGGCCGCACGCTGACGGAAACCGTCTCCGTGCTGGCGCACTGGGTGGAGCACAATATGGATGCGGTGCTGGCCGCGCAGGCGGCGTATGACGAGGCGAACCCGGCCAAAATAAAAGAACCCACCGCGTAA
- a CDS encoding alpha/beta hydrolase encodes MSRSLLIAMSLVASSVSTAWAADAPTPTAGVAKFLSALNSSGGKPIEQLSPHDARQVLIGAQQGAKLPPADVSEKTITVNGQPLKLTIVKPQGATGTLPVFMFFHGGGWVLGDYPTHERLVRDLVTESGAAAVFVNYTPSPEAHFPVAINQAYEATRWVAEHGKEIGVDGSRLALAGNSVGGNMVAAVALQAKEHHTPAIRYQVMFWPVTDARFETGSYNQFSSGYFLSKNMMKWFWDNYTTKESDRRNILASPLEASSTQLKGLPPTLIQTAELDVLRDEGEAFGRKLDAAGVPVTVTRYNGMIHDYGLLNALSEEPTVRTALSQAAYELRTHLQ; translated from the coding sequence ATGTCACGTTCATTACTGATTGCCATGAGTTTAGTTGCCTCCAGCGTTTCCACCGCCTGGGCCGCCGATGCGCCAACACCGACCGCGGGGGTGGCGAAATTTCTTTCCGCGCTGAACAGCAGCGGCGGCAAACCGATTGAACAACTTTCCCCGCACGATGCCCGCCAGGTGCTGATTGGCGCCCAGCAGGGCGCGAAACTGCCGCCAGCCGATGTCTCGGAGAAAACCATCACCGTTAACGGCCAACCGCTTAAACTGACCATCGTTAAACCACAAGGCGCAACCGGAACCTTGCCGGTGTTTATGTTCTTCCACGGCGGTGGCTGGGTGCTGGGCGACTATCCAACTCATGAACGTTTAGTTCGCGATCTGGTGACTGAATCCGGCGCGGCGGCAGTGTTTGTTAACTACACGCCATCACCGGAAGCGCACTTCCCGGTAGCAATTAATCAGGCGTATGAAGCGACCCGCTGGGTTGCCGAGCATGGCAAAGAGATTGGCGTTGATGGTTCACGCCTGGCGCTGGCTGGTAACAGCGTGGGCGGCAATATGGTCGCTGCCGTTGCCTTGCAGGCCAAAGAACATCACACACCAGCGATTCGTTACCAGGTGATGTTCTGGCCGGTTACCGACGCGCGCTTTGAAACTGGCTCCTATAACCAGTTTTCCAGCGGCTATTTCCTTAGCAAAAACATGATGAAATGGTTCTGGGATAACTACACCACCAAAGAGAGCGACCGCCGCAACATCCTCGCTTCCCCGCTGGAAGCCAGCAGCACGCAGTTGAAAGGCCTGCCGCCGACACTGATTCAGACCGCCGAACTGGACGTGCTGCGTGATGAAGGTGAAGCATTTGGTCGTAAACTGGATGCTGCAGGCGTGCCGGTGACGGTCACCCGCTATAACGGCATGATCCACGACTACGGCTTGCTGAACGCACTCAGCGAAGAACCCACCGTGCGCACCGCCTTATCACAGGCCGCATACGAACTGCGCACCCACCTGCAATAA
- a CDS encoding DEAD/DEAH box helicase → MKPDNWKAITPQAVAEKMSFDASQDNWQYDAQESSMAARQAEGVAGLWNILAKRRLALLADEVGMGKTFQAIGVMLQLWHKKPDAKILILAPNKDICLHWKREYKTFLLHHYRAKNSKICNAQREPVHEARIFTRLPELEQDIRESRGNFYLTTIHSLSGLVPEWEKKEQNVQERAARQAGKIHAQIKATLGEQGFDLIIIDEAHYFRNRDGKSQRAAAAKRFFGEDDNRLGQRTLLLTATPNHSSSRNVADILRYFVDPDAISPDGDAKTLLKTFAIRRLRQMQGKGVTNNKYNYRHEQATAADFTDNPDAELFFALYQRELVKTLGAKGERRQFQYGYLEGFESTGIVAKEDSESGEENSDDMAKDAFHQAPDSRLLAELTQAFQDIYHRFPDHPKYGALVKQCVPEQLFTAPRPLYRDKHLVFVRRIPSVREITQRVNAEYDELMAREIIAAWGVESPDETLKAWRKSGWSRKYFNRLTQAAHVLQEASEFIDDEAESSDDDEELNERKQNELKLSSKIADLFVVKKSGEKRTDCTNVSQRFRRAESLFSLFLEPAADYCCAQYATYYRLTDRQRDNFGDAARDVRLQTWPTAQPLARSEKVQENRYEQPLQTAWGMMFLLLPAHCQQQLRHWQASNPAIVENLANYLKTGYIFASPVMIELYCWFIRFSRQSTTSDVQKRYRDFTASIADKLPGSLLLRYFINGIETFEAMCEKITDHPLADWKTPWRELTSLSSPAWYASGQTDNRQRLILGFNSPFYPNVLVATSVFQEGVNLHLQCNQVHHYGIAWTPGDNEQRVGRVDRLFGRVNHLLKEHGTTELRIHYPYLAQSLDQDQLAAFIQHKRNFEAKLDACDFDQFSREINLNDETGGWEAALRKPQADLKPVDPYPAAFAGATDPAK, encoded by the coding sequence ATGAAGCCTGATAACTGGAAAGCCATCACGCCGCAGGCGGTGGCGGAAAAGATGAGTTTTGACGCCTCGCAGGACAACTGGCAATACGATGCGCAGGAGTCTTCAATGGCCGCGCGTCAGGCTGAAGGTGTCGCCGGGCTGTGGAACATTCTGGCGAAACGTCGGCTGGCGTTGCTGGCCGATGAAGTGGGGATGGGCAAAACCTTTCAGGCGATTGGTGTGATGCTCCAGCTCTGGCATAAAAAGCCCGATGCGAAAATCCTCATCCTCGCGCCCAATAAAGACATTTGCCTGCACTGGAAACGGGAATACAAAACCTTTTTGCTGCATCACTATCGCGCTAAAAATTCGAAAATTTGTAACGCGCAAAGGGAGCCGGTGCACGAGGCGCGTATTTTCACAAGGTTGCCCGAGCTGGAGCAGGATATCCGCGAATCACGAGGCAATTTTTACCTGACCACCATTCACTCGCTCAGCGGGCTGGTGCCGGAGTGGGAGAAAAAAGAGCAGAACGTGCAGGAGCGCGCCGCGCGCCAGGCCGGGAAAATCCATGCGCAGATTAAAGCCACGCTGGGCGAACAGGGATTTGATCTCATCATCATTGATGAGGCGCACTACTTTCGTAACCGCGATGGCAAATCCCAGCGCGCGGCGGCGGCGAAGCGCTTTTTTGGCGAGGACGATAACCGCTTAGGGCAGCGAACATTATTACTCACCGCGACGCCGAATCACTCTTCATCGCGTAATGTCGCCGATATTTTGCGTTACTTCGTCGATCCGGACGCGATTAGCCCCGACGGCGACGCCAAAACGCTGTTAAAAACCTTTGCCATTCGCCGCCTGCGACAAATGCAGGGAAAGGGCGTAACCAACAACAAATATAACTATCGCCATGAACAGGCGACGGCGGCGGATTTTACCGACAACCCGGATGCGGAGCTCTTTTTCGCCCTCTACCAGCGCGAGCTGGTAAAGACGCTGGGCGCAAAAGGTGAGCGCCGCCAGTTCCAGTATGGCTATCTCGAAGGGTTTGAGTCGACGGGCATTGTGGCAAAAGAGGACAGCGAAAGTGGTGAAGAGAATTCGGACGATATGGCGAAAGACGCCTTTCACCAGGCACCGGACTCACGCTTGCTGGCAGAGCTGACGCAAGCGTTTCAGGATATCTACCACCGCTTTCCGGATCACCCGAAATATGGCGCGCTGGTTAAACAATGCGTGCCTGAACAGTTGTTTACTGCACCACGCCCGCTGTATCGCGATAAACACCTGGTGTTTGTGCGCCGCATCCCCTCGGTGCGTGAAATCACCCAGCGCGTTAATGCCGAATATGACGAGCTGATGGCGCGGGAGATAATCGCTGCCTGGGGCGTTGAATCGCCGGATGAGACGCTAAAAGCATGGCGCAAAAGCGGCTGGTCACGTAAATATTTCAATCGCTTAACGCAGGCGGCGCACGTGCTGCAGGAGGCGTCAGAGTTCATTGATGACGAAGCGGAAAGTAGTGACGACGACGAGGAACTCAACGAGCGCAAGCAAAATGAGCTGAAGCTCTCATCGAAAATCGCCGATCTGTTTGTCGTGAAAAAAAGCGGTGAGAAACGAACCGATTGCACCAACGTGAGCCAGCGTTTTCGCCGGGCCGAAAGCCTGTTCTCGCTGTTTCTGGAACCCGCGGCGGATTATTGCTGTGCGCAATATGCCACCTATTACCGGCTTACCGATCGCCAGCGCGATAACTTTGGCGATGCGGCGCGCGATGTTCGCCTGCAAACGTGGCCCACCGCGCAGCCTCTTGCACGTAGCGAAAAGGTGCAAGAAAACCGTTATGAGCAACCGCTGCAAACGGCCTGGGGGATGATGTTTCTGCTATTGCCCGCGCATTGTCAGCAGCAGCTTCGCCACTGGCAGGCAAGCAATCCGGCGATTGTGGAAAACCTCGCCAACTACCTTAAAACGGGCTACATCTTCGCCAGCCCGGTAATGATTGAACTCTACTGCTGGTTTATCCGCTTTAGTCGCCAGAGCACCACGTCGGATGTGCAAAAGCGTTACCGTGATTTTACCGCCAGCATTGCCGATAAACTGCCGGGATCGTTACTGCTGCGCTATTTCATCAATGGCATTGAAACCTTCGAGGCGATGTGTGAAAAAATCACCGATCACCCGCTGGCCGACTGGAAGACACCGTGGCGGGAACTGACCAGCCTCTCAAGCCCGGCGTGGTACGCCAGCGGTCAAACCGATAACCGACAACGCTTGATCCTCGGGTTCAACAGCCCCTTTTATCCCAACGTGCTGGTGGCAACGTCCGTATTCCAGGAAGGGGTGAACCTGCATTTGCAGTGCAACCAGGTACATCATTACGGGATTGCCTGGACACCCGGCGACAACGAGCAGCGCGTAGGGCGCGTCGATCGGCTGTTTGGCCGCGTCAACCATCTGCTAAAAGAGCACGGCACCACCGAACTGCGCATTCACTACCCTTATCTCGCGCAGTCGCTGGATCAGGATCAGCTCGCTGCATTTATCCAGCACAAACGTAACTTTGAAGCGAAGCTCGATGCCTGCGACTTTGATCAGTTCAGCCGCGAGATCAATCTCAACGACGAAACCGGCGGTTGGGAGGCGGCGCTGCGCAAACCGCAGGCCGACCTGAAACCGGTCGATCCTTATCCGGCGGCATTTGCCGGGGCAACAGACCCGGCAAAGTAA
- a CDS encoding zinc ribbon domain-containing protein, whose product MSHTESHCHSCGMPLSAPEARGPSDKYCVWCTDSEGQLKSWEEAVSGLAQYLDSWQHVGNEEARKRAVRYLTSMPAWADRA is encoded by the coding sequence ATGTCTCACACCGAATCTCACTGCCACTCCTGCGGAATGCCGCTATCCGCACCGGAAGCCCGTGGCCCCAGCGATAAATATTGCGTCTGGTGTACCGACAGCGAAGGCCAGCTGAAATCCTGGGAAGAGGCCGTTTCCGGCCTTGCACAGTACCTGGATTCCTGGCAGCACGTCGGCAACGAAGAAGCACGTAAACGCGCCGTTCGTTACCTGACGTCAATGCCCGCCTGGGCTGACAGGGCCTGA
- a CDS encoding ABC transporter substrate-binding protein, whose protein sequence is MPKPLPKTLRVLTYAITLAISGTAIAQEKIDFMFPAPVDGKLTMEMTRIIKAFNDSQKDVEVRGIFTGNYDTTKMKAESAQKAGQPPALVIMSANFTTDLALKDEILPMDELFKYGDKKAGDFLQNAFWPAMHKNAQVMGVTYAIPFHNSTPILYYNKTMFDQAGIKQPPQNWKELLDDAKKLTDQSKGQWGIMLPSTNDDYGGWIFSSLVRANGGSYFNENYPGEVYYNAPTTIGALRFWQDLIYKDKVMPSGVLNSKQISAAFFSGKLGMAMLSTGALGFMRENTKDFELGVAMMPAQEQRAVPIGGASLVSFKGINDAQKKAAYQFLTYLVSPEVNGAWSRFTGYFSPLKASYDTAEMKEYLKQDPRAAIALEQLQYAHPWYSTYETVAVRKAMENQLAAVVNDEKVTPEAAAEAAQKEADTLMKPYVEKTALQAVK, encoded by the coding sequence ATGCCTAAGCCTCTGCCAAAGACACTGCGAGTGCTTACTTACGCCATTACCCTTGCCATTAGCGGCACTGCTATCGCGCAGGAGAAGATTGATTTCATGTTTCCGGCCCCGGTGGACGGCAAACTGACGATGGAGATGACGCGCATCATCAAGGCGTTTAACGATTCGCAAAAAGACGTGGAAGTACGCGGGATTTTCACCGGCAATTACGACACCACCAAAATGAAAGCCGAATCCGCGCAGAAAGCGGGCCAGCCCCCTGCGCTGGTGATCATGTCCGCCAACTTCACCACCGATCTGGCGCTGAAAGATGAAATTCTGCCGATGGACGAACTGTTCAAATACGGCGACAAAAAAGCGGGTGATTTCCTGCAAAATGCGTTCTGGCCAGCCATGCACAAAAACGCGCAGGTAATGGGCGTGACCTATGCCATCCCGTTCCACAACTCGACGCCGATTCTGTACTACAACAAAACGATGTTTGACCAGGCGGGCATCAAACAGCCGCCGCAGAACTGGAAGGAGCTGCTGGACGACGCGAAGAAACTCACCGACCAGAGCAAAGGTCAGTGGGGCATTATGCTGCCCTCCACTAACGACGATTACGGCGGCTGGATTTTCTCCTCGCTGGTGCGCGCCAACGGCGGTAGCTACTTCAACGAAAACTATCCCGGCGAAGTCTATTACAACGCACCGACCACCATTGGCGCGCTGCGCTTCTGGCAGGATCTGATCTACAAAGACAAAGTAATGCCCTCCGGCGTGCTGAACTCCAAGCAGATCAGCGCTGCGTTTTTCTCCGGCAAGCTGGGAATGGCAATGCTGAGCACTGGTGCGCTGGGCTTTATGCGTGAGAACACCAAAGATTTCGAGCTGGGTGTGGCGATGATGCCCGCGCAGGAGCAGCGCGCGGTGCCGATTGGCGGCGCCAGCCTGGTAAGTTTTAAGGGCATTAATGACGCGCAGAAAAAAGCGGCTTATCAGTTCCTGACCTACCTCGTCAGCCCGGAAGTCAACGGGGCCTGGAGCCGTTTCACTGGTTACTTCTCACCACTGAAAGCCTCTTACGACACCGCCGAGATGAAGGAGTATCTGAAGCAGGATCCGCGTGCGGCGATTGCGCTGGAGCAGTTGCAATATGCCCACCCGTGGTATTCCACTTACGAGACGGTCGCGGTGCGTAAAGCGATGGAAAACCAGCTCGCCGCCGTGGTGAACGACGAGAAAGTCACCCCGGAAGCCGCCGCCGAAGCCGCGCAGAAAGAAGCCGATACCTTGATGAAGCCATACGTTGAGAAAACGGCACTGCAAGCAGTGAAATAA
- a CDS encoding ABC transporter ATP-binding protein, with the protein MLRLQNISKQFDGKAALSALTLDIHDGEFVVLVGPSGCGKSTLLRLIAGLESVSDGAILLDNDDITSRSPRERNFAMIFQNYALFPHLSVRDNITFGMKVRKEEKTSWQPRLDRVAQMLQLDTLLDRKPAKLSGGQRQRVAMARAIVRNPKLFLMDEPLSNLDARLRTEVRDSIMAMHQQLKTSTIYVTHDQTEAMSMADRIVVMNGGHVQQVGRPEHLYAHPANLFVAGFIGSPAMNLLSLPCASGNVLLDEQHLPLPPHARDAADVWLGIRPEHITDTPEAGQLVLPATVIQRELMGADYQLHVSTPIGTLRYIRRHRGDVPNKGDTLRVGFSPLDSHLFDAQTLLNLHQEKDHA; encoded by the coding sequence ATGTTAAGACTGCAAAACATCAGTAAACAGTTCGATGGCAAAGCGGCGCTCAGCGCGCTGACGCTGGATATCCACGACGGTGAATTCGTGGTGCTGGTTGGCCCTTCCGGCTGTGGGAAAAGTACGTTGCTGCGGCTGATTGCCGGGCTGGAGAGCGTCAGCGACGGCGCGATTCTGCTCGACAATGACGACATCACTTCGCGTTCACCGCGCGAGCGCAACTTCGCGATGATCTTCCAGAACTATGCGCTGTTTCCGCACCTTTCCGTGCGCGACAACATCACCTTCGGCATGAAAGTGCGCAAGGAAGAGAAAACGAGCTGGCAACCGCGCCTCGATCGCGTGGCGCAGATGCTGCAGCTCGACACGCTGCTGGACAGAAAACCGGCCAAACTCTCCGGCGGCCAGCGCCAGCGCGTGGCGATGGCACGCGCAATTGTGCGTAACCCGAAGCTGTTTTTAATGGACGAGCCGCTCTCCAACCTTGATGCGCGCCTGCGCACCGAGGTGCGCGACAGCATAATGGCGATGCACCAGCAGCTCAAAACCAGCACCATTTATGTCACGCATGATCAGACCGAAGCCATGTCGATGGCCGATCGCATTGTGGTAATGAATGGCGGCCACGTGCAGCAAGTAGGTCGCCCGGAGCACCTGTATGCTCACCCGGCAAACCTGTTTGTCGCCGGGTTTATCGGCTCACCGGCGATGAATCTGCTCTCGCTGCCGTGCGCCAGTGGCAACGTGCTGCTGGACGAGCAACACCTGCCGTTACCGCCTCACGCGCGCGATGCCGCCGATGTATGGCTGGGCATTCGCCCGGAACACATTACCGATACGCCGGAAGCGGGCCAGTTGGTGCTGCCCGCCACGGTGATTCAGCGTGAACTGATGGGAGCCGATTATCAGCTCCACGTCAGCACGCCAATTGGCACCCTGCGCTATATCCGCCGTCACAGAGGCGATGTGCCCAATAAAGGGGACACACTCCGCGTCGGTTTTTCACCCCTTGATAGCCATCTTTTTGATGCGCAAACCTTGCTTAACTTACACCAGGAGAAAGACCATGCCTAA